A single window of Channa argus isolate prfri chromosome 2, Channa argus male v1.0, whole genome shotgun sequence DNA harbors:
- the si:dkey-56m19.5 gene encoding fibrous sheath CABYR-binding protein — translation MGGKLSKKRKGYDVSDPKQVKDESAPAGAEKSAKVEDGAPSTEPELTAKTDNVVEKVSGTTETAVTEAAEESKSALSEETEKVAPVQESVATTEPAAVVKESGAAAEEAASVAKEPAAPTEAAAPIAKEPVPPKEDASQVAKEPAAAIGAAPPLVKEPAAPTEAGAPIAKEPAAPTEAGAPIAKEPVASTEAAAPIAQESAAPKEAAAPIAKESAAATEAVAPIAEESAAPKEEAAPIAKEPAALANEAAPVATESAAAAEESAPRVSKPLTVAQEPVLVVAESVLVAEEAAPATVEIDPLEQTPAEHQLAEVSVPASEKPVQNEVEPESAAAPEHLPIEEPVVSLETASVPATTAESPKDREPEPVPETVTGSETTVEETAVPVAVPEPDTVAELAAETVLGNTPEQEQVLQPELEQVPEPELEQEGEPESVEAPKPDSKLDQTPETELQQSPEPEPEQVLEPEPEQVLNPEQEQEAAAAEPATKDIQPEPIIPSSDITASEITEADSPEVLESAAQEVHIDNYAEEERSNAIEASSTGGPAEAEAAEPVPEIFISQSVSASEINAESEEVAETSVVPCSDPEVESKLENGDLEGDSVKKDVIEVDALPSVNGECKDYTIAQTEECVNSNDKPEDTRSEEQRDFELKKDMNLSGDVQEVSDSVSNMVEGLSTEVTQAV, via the coding sequence ATGGGAGGCAAACTGAGCAAGAAGAGGAAGGGCTATGATGTCAGCGACCCTAAACAGGTGAAGGATGAATCTGCACCTGCAGGTGCAGAAAAGTCTGCAAAAGTGGAGGATGGAGCCCCATCCACAGAACCTGAGTTAACAGCTAAGACTGACAATGTGGTAGAGAAAGTTTCGGGGACAACTGAGACGGCAGTAACTGAAGCTGCAGAAGAGTCCAAATCTGCACTTTCAGAAGAAACAGAGAAGGTTGCTCCAGTACAGGAATCAGTTGCAACAACAGAGCCAGCTGCAGTAGTTAAAGAATCAGGTGCTGCAGCAGAGGAAGCAGCGTCAGTGGCAAAAGAACCAGCCGCTCCAACAGAGGCAGCAGCTCCAATAGCGAAAGAACCAGTTCCTCCAAAAGAGGATGCAAGTCAAGTTGCAAAAGAACCAGCTGCTGCAATAGGGGCAGCACCTCCATTAGTAAAAGAACCAGCTGCTCCAACAGAGGCAGGAGCTCCAATAGCAAAAGAACCAGCTGCTCCAACAGAGGCAGGAGCTCCAATAGCAAAAGAACCAGTCGCTTCAACAGAGGCAGCAGCTCCAATAGCACAAGAATCAGCTGCTCCAAAAGAGGCAGCAGCTCCAATAGCAAAAGAATCAGCTGCTGCAACTGAGGCAGTGGCTCCAATAGCAGAAGAATCAGCTGCTCCAAAAGAGGAAGCAGCTCCAATAGCAAAAGAACCAGCTGCATTAGCAAATGAAGCAGCTCCAGTGGCAACAGaatcagctgctgcagcagaggAGTCTGCTCCAAGAGTAAGCAAACCACTCACTGTTGCACAAGAACCTGTTCTAGTAGTAGCAGAATCAGTTTTAGTggcagaagaagctgctccagcAACAGTGGAGATAGACCCATTAGAACAAACCCCAGCAGAGCACCAACTGGCTGAAGTCTCTGTTCCAGCATCAGAAAAACCTGTGCAAAATGAGGTTGAACCTGAGTCTGCAGCTGCACCAGAACATCTCCCCATAGAAGAACCTGTTGTTAGTTTGGAAACTGCATCTGTTCCAGCCACTACAGCCGAATCTCCCAAAGATCGAGAGCCAGAGCCCGTCCCAGAGACTGTTACTGGGTCAGAAACCACTGTGGAGGAGACAGCAGTGCCAGTTGCTGTCCCTGAACCTGACACAGTGGCTGAATTAGCTGCAGAAACGGTACTGGGGAACACACCAGAACAAGAGCAAGTCCTCCAGCCAGAGCTCGAACAAGTACCAGAGCCAGAACTGGAGCAAGAAGGAGAACCTGAATCAGTGGAAGCACCCAAGCCAGATTCCAAACTTGACCAAACCCCAGAGACAGAGCTACAACAATCACCAGAGCCAGAACCAGAGCAAGTACTAGAGCCAGAACCAGAGCAAGTACTAAACCCAGAGCAAGAGCAAGAGGCTGCTGCAGCAGAGCCAGCAACAAAAGACATTCAGCCAGAGCCAATCATACCCTCATCTGACATTACTGCTTCTGAGATTACTGAAGCAGATTCACCTGAAGTCTTAGAGTCTGCAGCACAGGAGGTCCACATTGATAACTATGCTGAAGAGGAGAGGTCTAATGCAATAGAAGCATCCAGCACTGGGGGACCAGCTGAGGCAGAGGCAGCAGAACCTGTTCCTGAGATTTTCATCTCACAGTCTGTCTCTGCCAGTGAAATTAATGCTGAGTCTGAAGAGGTAGCTGAAACCTCTGTGGTGCCTTGCTCCGACCCTGAGGTAGAAAGTAAGCTGGAAAATGGGGATTTGGAAGGTGATTCTGTTAAGAAGGATGTGATAGAAGTAGATGCACTTCCATCTGTGAATGGAGAATGTAAAGATTATACTATAGCACAGACAGAGGAATGTGTAAATAGTAATGATAAGCCAGAGGACACTCGTTCTGAGGAGCAGCGTGACTTCGAACTGAAAAAGGACATGAACCTGAGTGGGGATGTCCAAGAAGTTTCGGATTCAGTT